GTGAAGTTATAGGTAAAAAGTGTTACAAGGTTTTATACGGTTTTGAAGAGCCCTGCTATCAGAAGGGCATTAAATGTCCTGTATACGACAAGGTTGTAGACACAGACATAATAAGCATAGACTATGAAAACTATATAAGAAGCTATGGAAAGGTGCCCATGGGCGGCATATACTGGGAGAGTGTTATAAACATAACCAATGTGGACATACTCAGGTCAAGCATTATAGATTCTGTATCCGGTCTGTATAACAGGAAGTTTGCGGAAAGCTTCCTTGAAAAGAGCTTTACCCTCTGGACCAGGTACGGGCAACCCTTTGGACTTATGTTTATAGACATTGACAATCTCAAGGAGATAAACGATAGGTATGGGCATATTATGGGAGATAGAGCCATAGAAAAGATATCTGCATGTCTTAGGGTAATGGTAAGGTCATCAGATGTTGCTTGCAGGTATGGTGGGGATGAGTTTCTCGTTATTCTACCCAACACGAGCCTTGATGCAAGCGAACATGCGGCTATGAGACTGCTCAGGTGTGTGGAACAGATACAGCTTATTTTTCCTATTTCAGTAAGTATAGGGCTGACCCAGTCCCTCAGAGAGGATAGTAGCTTTAAAGACGTAATAAAGAGGGCAGATGAAGCCATGTATAAGGCTAAAAGGTCTGGAAAGGGCAAAATTGGGGTAGCCAAGTCAAAGGATGATATTTACCTAATTCATGTTGAAGGAGGAGTAGAGTATGAGCAGAGCAAAGATATACGTTGACGGCATAGAGTATGAGGTGGACAGAAGCAAACCTCTTCTTCAGAACTTGCTTGACCTTGGTATAAACCTTCCTTACTTCTGCTACCATCCACGCCTTAAGATTATCGGCGCCTGTAGAATGTGCGTTGTCTACAACGAAAAGACGGGAAGGCTCATGACATCATGCAACGTATACCCAGAAGAAGGTATGTCCATATCCATCCAGCACCCAGTGGTGAAGGAAAACCAGAAGTATCTTCTTCAGGCCTTTATGACCAGACATCCCCTTGATTGCCCCATATGCGACAAGGCTGGAGAGTGTGACCTTCAGAACTACGGAGCCCTCTTCGGTCCGCAGAAGCAGGTAGTGCCCGTTTCTGCCCTTGAAAAGGAGAGACATCAGCTGGACTGGGAGAGCGACTTTTTAGAGTATTATTCCAACAGGTGTGTAGTGTGCTACAGGTGCACTAGAGCCTGTGATGATGTGAACGGCGCCCATGCCCTCTATGTGGAAGAGAGGGGGTTTCAGGCAAACATAGCTCCAACCCTGAGACCCATGGATACTTCCATGTGTGAAATGTGCGGTCTGTGCGTTTATGTCTGTCCTGTAGGTGCCATAATATCCAAGCCCTTCAAGTACTGGACGAGGAGCTGGCTTTTGAAAAGAGATAAGACCATCTGTAACATATGCCCTGTGGGATGTGAAATTCAGGTAGAGTATGGCACGGGTGACTGGAGGTCAAAGGAGAAGGTTTACAGGACAAAGCCCACCGACGAGTTAAACATATGTGCAAAAGCCTTCTTTGGCTATGATGTGCTCAATCACGAAAGGCTCAGGTCTCCAAGTATGTTTGGCAGGGAGGAGACCAGTGGTAACGTAGCCAATTTCCTCTCTATGATAATGAAGGGGAAGCCAGAAGAAACTCTGATCCTCCTTTCCTCCTACATGACAGAGGAAGACTACAGCCTATTAAGGGAGCTGGTAAAAAGGACAGGCATTATGGTAAGCTCCACACTCTCCTTTGACCTGATGCCTTTCCTTGAGAACTACGGAGAGTACAAACCCGTAAGCATGGAGGAAATCAAAGATGCAGACTTTTATGTCTTCATAGGCGAAGATATAACCTCAACTGCACCCGTTCTTTCCTATTACACAAGGGGGAAAGTCTACAAGATAGGCAAGGTGCAGAGAGACTCAAAGTTTAACCCCGTTCTTATTGAAAAAGACCACCTTGAAAAGCTTGAAGGCAGAGGTGTTATGGTGTTTAACGCCGTGGGCATGCAACCATATGAAGCAGCAGAATGGGGAACATATCTGAAAAAAATCTGTGGGGAAAAGGGCTTTAAGCTCTTGCTTTTGCACGACAGCAACTTTCTTGGACTTATAAAACATATACCCCTTGACTGGCTTTCAAGCCCTTCCAGTGCTCTCCAGAAGGCGAAAAACCTCATAATCTTCGGTGAAGACCTGACGGATTATATAAGGATAGAAGAGCTTGAAAAGGTCTTTGATGGTCTTGAGCATCTTGTGGTCTTCTCACCCTTTGAGGATGGGATTGCCCAGTATGCACAGATAAGGATTCCCATGGCTATGATCGGTGAGCTTGAGGGAACTGTTGAAACCCTAATGGGTGAAGTAAAAACCCGGAGGTTTTTACAGAAAGCCTTCAACCACACGGAATTTCTCAGAAACCTCCTTGATTACATACCAGAGGCAGAGAAGGAGCCTGTGGTCCTCAAGGGAGGGCCTCAGCAGATTCGCAGAGAGGTCCACCTCTACAGAAGCAACTGGATAACGAGAAGGAGCGAAAACCTTACAAGACTGTATGAGAAAAACACTGCGGTTATGGAGGTGCTCAGATTGGGAAGCTCATAAGATTTCTTATAGCCTGCGCCCTTTGCGTGGCTTTTGCACTTGTGCTTTATTTAATTCTCTTTTAGAGGCATATATTAAGACCAATGGTGGGTGCTCTGGAAGAGTTTGTGGAATACCTTGGTATCAAACAGGACTTTGAGACCTTTTTATATGAGAAGGGTATGGAGAACTCAAGGGAAGCTCTAATCACATTCCTGCAGGAAAGGAATCTTCTTGAGGCTTATGAGAGATGGGTGGTTGAAAGGGACAGCATAAACCTTGTGGAAAGATACATAAACCTTGAAGACTGGGAGGTAAGGGAAAACAGCAACATGACCTATTCTCTTCAAGGGCTGAACTTTTACATAACCTCTTATGTGAGCAGGACCTATTGGCTTGAGAAGGTTTATCCGAAAAAAATAAGGGATGCACACCTGAGAGGTGATTTTCACATCCATGACCTTCAGGTTCTCAGCGTTTACTGTGTAGGGTGGGACCTCTGGGACCTTCTGCTCAATGGCTTCAGAGGAGTTCCCGGGAAGATTGAGAGCAGACCTCCGAGGCACTTCACCTCCGCCCTCGGTCAAATTGTGAACTTTCTCTACACGCTTCAAGGTGAATCTGCAGGGGCTCAGGCCTTTTCCAACTTTGATACCCTCCTCGCCCCTTTTATAAGGTATGATAGACTCAGCTACGAACAGGTAAAACAGGCAATTCAGGAGTTTGTTTACAACCTGAACGTTCCCACAAGAACTGGCTTTCAGGCGCCTTTTACAAACCTAACTTTTGACCTGAAAGTATCCCCCATATACAGGGAGCAGGCTGCTCTCGTAGGCGGGGAGCTGAAGGATGCGGTATATGGTGAGTTTCAGGAAGAGGTGGATATGCTGAACAGAGCCTTTTTTGAGGTGATGCTGGAGGGGGATGCCAAGGGAAGGGTCTTTACATTCCCCATACCCACCTACAGCATAACAAAGGACTTTGACTGGGAAAATCCCGTATATGAAGGCTTATGGAAGATGAGCGCAAAGTATGGTATTCCTTATTTTGCCAACTTTGTTAACTCTGAGATGAGGCCCGAGGATGTGAGGAGTATGTGCTGCAGGCTCAGGCTAGACCTGAGCAAACTTGAGAGGAAGGGTGGCAGCTTCTTTGGGGCAAACCCTCTCACAGGTTCCATAGGTGTGGTCACCGTAAATATGCCCAGGATTGGTTACCTGTCAAAATCGGAGGAGGAGTTTTTCCAGAGGCTTTCTGAGCTTATGGAGCTTGCCATGGAAAGCCTTGAGATAAAGAGAGAGGTTTTAGAGGAACTTACAGATAGGGGACTATATCCCTACTCAAAGTTTTATCTCAGAGAAATAAAATCCAGATTCGGGCAATATTGGAAGAATCATTTTTCTACCATAGGTCTTGTGGGTATGAACGAGGCGTGTCTTAACCTCCTTGGTGTTTCCATAGCAGAGCCTGAGGGGAGGAACTTTGCCATAAGAGTTCTTGATTTCATGAGGGAGAAGCTCCTTGAGTTTCAAAAAAGGACTGGTAACAACTACAACTTCGAGGCAACACCAGCCGAATCCACCGCTTATAGGCTTGCCAGGCTTGATAAAAAACTCTTCCCTGATATACTTGTGGCAAATGAGGATAACTACAGAAAGGGTGCAGAGCCCTTCTACACAAACTCCACCCAGCTGCCCGTTGACTACACCGACGACCCATTCCTTGTGCTTGAGCATCAGGAGGAGCTTCAGATAAGGTACACGGGCGGAACGGTTATACATTTCTTCGTTGGAGAGAGGATAGAAGATGTGGAAGCACTCAAGAGATTTGTAAAGAAGGTATGTGAAAAATACAGGATTCCCTACTTTACCATAACACCCACCTTCAGCGTCTGTCCGAATCATGGCTATATCTCTGGAGAACATGAAGCCTGTCCATACTGCGGCTCAAAGACAGAGGTGTATTCAAGGGTTGTGGGCTACCTGAGACCAGTTCATCAGTGGAACGAGGGCAAAAGAGAGGAGTTCAGGATGAGAAAAACCTTCAGGAGAGAGCTTATAGGATGAAAGATTTGGCTGGCGTATCTGTGAGTTCTGAGTATCCCCTGTGTCTTTTCAGGGTTGGTGGCTTTCAGAGGTTTACCCTTATAGACTTTCCCGGCAGACCTGCCTGCATAGTCTTCACGCAGGGCTGTAACTTCAGGTGTGGATACTGTTACAATGTGGAGCTCGTCCTGCCAGAGAAATTCGTTCCCGTCATTCCGTCAGAGGAGGTGTTTTCTTTCCTTAAGGAGAGGAGGGGTCTTTTAGAGGGGGTAGTTATAACCGGCGGTGAGCCTACGATTCAGAGGGGTCTAGAGGAGTTTGCTGAAAGGGTTAAGGATATGGGATATGCCATAAAGCTGGATACAAACGGAAGCCAGCCCCATGTCCTGAAAAGACTTCTGGAAAGAGGGCTTGTGGATTATGTAGCCATGGATGTGAAAGCCCCGCCCTACAAATACCAAGAGGTCTGCGGTGTTGAGGTTGATGTGGACAGAATACTGGAAAGCATAGAGCTAATAAAGGCCTCTGGGGTGGATTATGAGTTCAGAACCACCGTTGTCAAAGAACAGCTCAACGGTGAAGACATACTGAAAATAGCAGAGCTTCTGAGAGGCTCAAAAAGGTATTATCTGCAGAGGTTCATACCTGGCAAGACCCTTGACCCCTCTTTCTCCCAAAAGACCACTTACTCAGATGAGGAGTTTTCAGGTATTATAGAAGGTATCAGGGCCTATTTCCAGGAATGCTCCTTCAGATGATTACTCTGCCTTTTATAAATTCAAGCACCCTTTCCCTTATGCCCTCAGCATCTATACCCACCAGGTTTCTCAGCAGGTTCTGGTTTCCATGTTCTATGAACCTGTCCGGGATTCCGAGCGTGAGGACCTTCTTGCTATAGCCTCTTTTTGCCAGCCATTCTAATACCCCAGAACCAAAGCCACCTATAACCGTATTGTCCTCCACTGTCACAAAGATCTCATACCTTGCAGAAAGCTCCTCAAGAAGTTCCTCATCCATCGGCTTTACAAACCTCGCATTCACTACAGAAAGGTCAAGACCTTCCTTCAGAAGCTCTTCAGAAGCCTTTAGAGCCTGATAGACCGTGTAGCCCACTGCAAGGATTACACCATCTGTGCCTTCTTTGAGCACTTCCCAGCTTCCTACCTTTATGAGCCTGAAGCCCTCTGTGGGCACGCCGTAGGCAGGTCCCCTCGGATATCTTATGGCGAAGGGTCCGTTGTGGTGAAGGGCTGTGTAGAGAAGGTCTCTGAGCTCCTGTTCATCCTTTGGTGCAGAGACCACCATGTTGGGTATGCACCTCAGATATGAGAGGTCAAAGACTCCGTGGTGCGTGGGACCATCATCTCCCACAAGACCACCCCTGTCTATGGCAAAAACCACATGCAGGTTCTGAAGCGCCACGTCGTGTATGAGCTGGTCGTAAGCCCTCTGGAGAAAAGTAGAGTAATAACAGGCTACGGGCTTTAGACCGCCCGCTGCAAGCCCACCAGCGAAGGTGCAGGCATGCTGCTCCGCAATGCCCACATCAAAAAACCTCTCAGGAAACCTCCTGCTGAACTCCACAAGGCCAGAGCCCTCCTTCATGGCAGGGGTTATAACCACCACATCTGGGTCGTGCTCTGCCAGCTCTACTATAGCCTTTCCAAAGACGGAAGTCCAGGTTGGCGGTGATGGCTTTTTTATAAACTCTCCAGACTCCCTTTTGTAGGGTGCCACGCCATGCCAAGTGACTGGGTCGCTCTCCGCAGGCTTGTAGCCCTTGCCCTTTTTTGTGTATACGTGTAAGAGGACAGGACCCTCTATGTGCCTTACGTTCTCAAGGGTTCTTTCAAGGGCGGGGAGGTCGTGCCCGTTAACGGGACCTATGTAGTTAAAGCCAAGCTCTTCAAATATAACTCCTGGGGAGAGAAGCCCCTTGAGAAACTCCTCTGTAAGCTTCATCACTCTCAGGGCAGGGCTTCCCAGATGCTCCAGCAGATGCTTTACCTTCTGCCTGGTCTCCTGAACGAAGTGCCCGCTGAGTATCTTGCTCAGGTATGTGGATATGGCTCCCACGTTGGGTGATATGGACATCTCGTTGTCGTTGAGTATTACGATGAACCTGTTGGGTCTTAAATGCCCTGCATTGTTGAGTGCCTCAAAAGCCATGCCTGCGGTCATGGCACCGTCGCCGATTACTGCTACTACATAGCGGTCTCCTTCTCCAAGGAGGTCAAAGGCTTTTCTGAAACCAAGGGCTGCGGAGATGGAAGTTGAACTGTGGCCTGCACCGAAGGCGTCAAAGGGGCTCTCCTCTCTTCTGAGAAAGCCTGATATGCCACCATACTGTCTGAGGGTTGGGAAAAGCTCCTTTCTGTCGGTAAGTATCTTCCATGGGTAAGCCTGATGACCTATGTCCCAGACTATGGTGTCCTTTGGAGCTTCAAAGACTCTCAGAAGAGCAATGGTCAGCTCTACGGCACCCAATCCCGGCGCCACATGTCCACCGTTCCTGGCGGTCACTTCTATCAGATAATCCCTTACCTCTTCCGCAAGACGTTCAAGCTCTCTATAGTCATATCCTTTCAGGTCCAGAGGACCGCCGTATTCCTTCAGGAGTTCATACTTTTCCAGCATGCCTTATAAAGCTATGCCCTGTTTTTTACCTTTCAAGGCTCTTTAGGAGAAAAAGACGAGCCTCAGCATCCAACCTGTGAAGAACTGGAAAAGGGTCAGCAAAAGCCCCACAGCCGGGAGAATTATAAGCTTTTTACCTGCAGTCTCGCCTTTGAACCAGAATACCACAAAGGTAAGCACTGAGAAAACAAACACAAATACACCGTTCCACTTGTGGGGGAAGCCCCATATGAAGGGCACCTTTGACTGAACCAGAGGAACAGAAGACACACCAAAACCAAACAACACCGATAGCAGGGCAAAGATTATGAGAAGCACGTTCAGGTAAAGAGCATACCTCATCATATTCCTTGTTTTCAGCAGACTGAGGATGTAGAGAGTAAAGACAATAAGGGCAAGCAATATGGTAGGGTAGGAAAAAAGAGGATGCAACACCATCAGACCACCTCCAGCTTTTTATCCACTTCTATTATACTCCTGTAGAGGTTGTTGAGTATATCCACATAATCCTCCTTACCTTCCTCCACCCTGTCCATGAGCTCTTCAAGCCTGCTTGTGAATTCCTCTCTCAGAAACTCATGGACCTCCTCCCTGCTCTGCAGATAGCCATATACCTCCTTTCCCAGTTTGGTGGGAATTAGAAATCCCTTGTTCTCTATTACATAGCCTCTTTCTAATAGCTTTTCCACTATGCTGGCGTAGGTGGAGGGTCTTCCTATACCTCTTTTTTTCATTTCCTGCACGAGCTCTCCGTGGGTATAAAGGTATGCCTTTGGTTGTGAAAGAAGTTGTTTCTTCCGAGAGACATCTAAAACCCCAATCAGAGGGCTGTAAAGGTCAATTGTGACCAGTCTGTTCCATCCATCCTCAAGCACCTCAGCTGGCACTTCAAGCTCTAACTCTCCACCAGAAGTCTGAATACCGAGCCTGTATACCCTGAGTTTTACGGGCTTCATCTGGCTTGCCATGAACCGTCTGAAGATAAGCTCGTAAAGCTGAAGGTGTTCTCTGGTCAGCCCTTCCGTCTGACCGCTCAGAAACAGGGTTCTGAGCTCCTCCGGGTCTATGCTCCTCGTTGGTCTTATGCACTCGTGGGCTCCACCCTCGCCCCATGCCCTTGGATGGAAATAAGCTTCTCCAAACTCTTCCCCTATATACTGCCTTGCTATACCTATGCCGTAGTCAGATACCCTTGTGGAGTCAGTCCTGTGGTAGGTGATGTATCCAAGCTCAAAAAGCGTCTGGGCCAGGCTCATGGTCTTTGGAAGGGACCATCTGTATGCGTCGCTGGCAGACTTGAGCATGGTGTCTGTGCTGAAGGGGGGTGGAGGGTTTCTGAGCTCTTCTCTCTGCTCCTTTAATTCAACTCTTATTTGTGAAAGTCTGGAGTAAAACTCCTCCGCAGCCTCCTTTTTCTCAAAGCTCCATTCTACCCTGAGCTTGCCCCTTTCATCAATGGTGACCACAACCCTGTATACCTTCTGTCTGTATTCTTTCTCCCTCTCTATTATCCAGCCGAGGACAGGCGTCTGAACTCTTCCAGCAGAGAGCCACTGCTTTCCAAAGGCACTCTGAAGGAGCTTTGAAAACTCAAAGCCCACCCATCTGTCCGCCACCCTCCTGAGAACCTGTGCCTTCACAAGATTGAGGTTAAAATCTCTGCTCTCCCTGAGGGCTTTCATTATGGCCTTCTTTGTAACCTCGTGGAACTCCATCCTTTTTATGTTGGGGTTATATGCTCTCAATATTTCCCCCACATCCCAGCCTATCTTCTCGCCCTCTGTATCGGGGTCTGTGGCTATCAGAACCTCCTGAGCTTCTATGGCCATTCGCCTCAGGCTCTGGACTATCTTTTCCTTTCCCTCAATTACCTCATAAACCGGCGTGGGCTTTCCGTTCATGTAAACTCCATGAAAACCTTCTTCCTTGTTGAGGTCAAGCACATGTCCCAGGCTTGCAGTTATCATCACATATCTGTCCTCTGTGGAGGTTTCCAGAAGCTCGTGCTCTCCCACTCTTCTTCTGACCGCCTTGCCAAAGAAACCCGCTATTGTCCTCGCCTTGTTGGGAGACTCCACCACTACAAGCACGGGCTTTAGAAGCTCTTTGCTCTCTGGCATTTCCTCACCGGCAAGAAACCTCTTTATTTTTTCCCTATCTCTGTCCACTTCCTCCCGAATCCCCCCAATCTCCTCCTTCCTGAAGACCCTGAACTCTATATCTTCGTTGAACCACTTTACCTTTTTTATCAGATGTCTGAAGGCTCTTGGGTCATCAACAAGAACCAAGCTTATGCCCCTGCTTATACCCCCTGCAAACATGCGAGAAGTCCTTCCGCTCGCCTGAAGGTAGCCCGTGGCATCGGAGACCACCATCTGATAGCCCTCTTCTGTCTTCCTTAAGGTTATCTCCTCCGAGGCCTGCATGAGCTCAAGAAGCTCCTCTGAGGCGAGGAAACTGCCTACCTCTTCCCTCAGCCTGTCTATCTTCTTTAGGAGCTCAGGCTTGTCCCTGAGGAAATCTTCGCTGAGATACTGATATCTTCTCAGGCTTTCAAGCCAGCGGTCCACTTCTCTGAGCTTATGGGGTATTTTTTTAGCAAGGAGGCTTCTGATAGACATTAGAGCCCACAGAATGTGGGAAAGGTTTTGCTCAAACTTCAGAGATATAACTATCTTGGGAACACCGTAAAAAAGGGCATACCTTATCACATGAGGAAGGTCTATACCTCTGGCAAGTGGGTTTCTGTAAGAGGCTATGCCCACAAGGAGGTCAACCTTACCTTCTTCGTATTCCCTGAGCACACCGTCGTCTACCTTTTCATAGGACACCGCCCTTATGCCCCTCTCCTGAAGGTAGGAAACAACCTCCTCCACAAACTCCTTTTTCCTGTCTGAGGGAACAAAAAGCAGTCCACCCTTTCCCAGAAGTCTTATCCAGTCTTCTAAGGGTGTTGAGTTTATATCCTCATACAGGTCAACCACATTTCTGAGATAGAAGGTGGGAGTTCCCACCTCAAAGCCAAGAAGTTCCCTGAAGAGCTTTATCCTGCTTGAGCGAGGGTTTGAGGTGGCAGAGGAGACCACGAGAACCCCCCTCCTTTTTTCAGAAGCTTCTCTGACCCTCTGAGAGAGCTCCCTTATACTTTCCCAGTCCTCCTCTTCCTTGTTCCTTCTTTCCTTTAACCTTATGAGCCTCATGGCAAGGTCTATGTCTTCTTCTGAAAAACCCAGAAGAAGTAGAAGCTTGTCTATGTTTTTTGCAGTTTTCAGAAAGGAGTCCACATCGTCAACAAACACAAAGTGAAAGCCCTTGGGTATTATTTCCTGATTTCTATACAGAAACATGGAGGTGCTCACAAGCACCTTAAAGTCTCCTTCCTGAAGTCTTGCCTTTTTGAGGTCCTTTTGCTTCTGGCTTTCCTCTGAAAAGTAGAGTATGTTTTCTTCCTCAAGACCAAAATTGATAAGTTTCTGAACCGCCTGCTCCACAAGAACGCGAGTGGGAAGTATTATGTAAGACCTTTTACCCTTCTTCGCCAGATAACTTGCCATGGAAAGACCAAAGGAGGTTTTGCCCACTCCTGTGGGTGCGAGAAGTCCAAAGGAGTTTCCAAGAAAGACCCTTTTTGCCCAGCTGAGCTGAAGGCTCCAGGGCTTTAACTTCAGATAGCCTTCAAAGTGTTCCTCCCAAGACCTTAGCTCCTCCTCCACGTTACACAGCCTTGTAAGCTCCCCCTCTCTCACAAGGCTCTTACAGTAGTCTCCACTTCCTGGCATGCACCTCTCGCAGGGAAGTCCGAGCTCAAGTCTTTCTGAGCTTATGTCTCCACCGCAGTTGGGGCAGAGCTTCTTAAAGAGGCTTTTTATCATAGTCCTTTATTTTATAGCAGTTTAACCTTCTTCCCTTCCCTTAAGCACAAGCCTTAGAGGTGCGTTCTTTATGCCGAGGTGCTCCCTCAGCCTTCTTTCAAAGAATCTCAGATAGTCCTTCCTCCACAGCTCAGGGTCATTTGTAAAGAGCACCACCGTGGGTGGTCTTGTGCTTTCCTGAAAGGCGTAATAAACCTTTACTTCTTTCCCCTTCTGAGAGGGTGGGTGTTTTTCCCTGAGAACCTTTTCCACCGCCCTGTTTACAAAGGAGGTTTTGTGCTGGACATTGTAGTCTTCCCATACAGACTCACAGGCTCTCATAAGCTCCTGAACGCCCTGACCTTTGACTGCAGAGGTCAGCACCACAGGTGCAAAGTCAAGAAAGTAAAGCTCCCTTCTTATGTAGGCTTCTATTTCTCTCCTGCCTGCCTTCACAAGGTCCACCTTGTTGCCCACAATCACGCATCCCCTGTGCCTTCTTTCTATAAGACCTCCGATTTTCTTGTCCTGGTCTGTTATGCCTTCAGAGAGGTCAAGCACCAGGCAGGAAATGTCAGAAAGTTCTATTGCCTTTATGGACCTTCCCACAGAAAAGAATTCAACTCCATACTCAACCCTGCTCCTTCTTCTAATGCCGGCAGTGTCTACAAGGACAAAGTCCTTTCCATCAAAGGAGAAGGGAACTTCAATAGAGTCCCTTGTGGTTCCCGGGACTGGTGATACCACAACCCTTTCTTCTCTGAGTATGGCATTGAGCAGCGATGATTTTCCCACGTTGGGTCTTCCCACAAGGGCTATGCGTATG
This window of the Aquificaceae bacterium genome carries:
- the rgy gene encoding reverse gyrase; the protein is MIKSLFKKLCPNCGGDISSERLELGLPCERCMPGSGDYCKSLVREGELTRLCNVEEELRSWEEHFEGYLKLKPWSLQLSWAKRVFLGNSFGLLAPTGVGKTSFGLSMASYLAKKGKRSYIILPTRVLVEQAVQKLINFGLEEENILYFSEESQKQKDLKKARLQEGDFKVLVSTSMFLYRNQEIIPKGFHFVFVDDVDSFLKTAKNIDKLLLLLGFSEEDIDLAMRLIRLKERRNKEEEDWESIRELSQRVREASEKRRGVLVVSSATSNPRSSRIKLFRELLGFEVGTPTFYLRNVVDLYEDINSTPLEDWIRLLGKGGLLFVPSDRKKEFVEEVVSYLQERGIRAVSYEKVDDGVLREYEEGKVDLLVGIASYRNPLARGIDLPHVIRYALFYGVPKIVISLKFEQNLSHILWALMSIRSLLAKKIPHKLREVDRWLESLRRYQYLSEDFLRDKPELLKKIDRLREEVGSFLASEELLELMQASEEITLRKTEEGYQMVVSDATGYLQASGRTSRMFAGGISRGISLVLVDDPRAFRHLIKKVKWFNEDIEFRVFRKEEIGGIREEVDRDREKIKRFLAGEEMPESKELLKPVLVVVESPNKARTIAGFFGKAVRRRVGEHELLETSTEDRYVMITASLGHVLDLNKEEGFHGVYMNGKPTPVYEVIEGKEKIVQSLRRMAIEAQEVLIATDPDTEGEKIGWDVGEILRAYNPNIKRMEFHEVTKKAIMKALRESRDFNLNLVKAQVLRRVADRWVGFEFSKLLQSAFGKQWLSAGRVQTPVLGWIIEREKEYRQKVYRVVVTIDERGKLRVEWSFEKKEAAEEFYSRLSQIRVELKEQREELRNPPPPFSTDTMLKSASDAYRWSLPKTMSLAQTLFELGYITYHRTDSTRVSDYGIGIARQYIGEEFGEAYFHPRAWGEGGAHECIRPTRSIDPEELRTLFLSGQTEGLTREHLQLYELIFRRFMASQMKPVKLRVYRLGIQTSGGELELEVPAEVLEDGWNRLVTIDLYSPLIGVLDVSRKKQLLSQPKAYLYTHGELVQEMKKRGIGRPSTYASIVEKLLERGYVIENKGFLIPTKLGKEVYGYLQSREEVHEFLREEFTSRLEELMDRVEEGKEDYVDILNNLYRSIIEVDKKLEVV
- the dxs gene encoding 1-deoxy-D-xylulose-5-phosphate synthase, whose amino-acid sequence is MLEKYELLKEYGGPLDLKGYDYRELERLAEEVRDYLIEVTARNGGHVAPGLGAVELTIALLRVFEAPKDTIVWDIGHQAYPWKILTDRKELFPTLRQYGGISGFLRREESPFDAFGAGHSSTSISAALGFRKAFDLLGEGDRYVVAVIGDGAMTAGMAFEALNNAGHLRPNRFIVILNDNEMSISPNVGAISTYLSKILSGHFVQETRQKVKHLLEHLGSPALRVMKLTEEFLKGLLSPGVIFEELGFNYIGPVNGHDLPALERTLENVRHIEGPVLLHVYTKKGKGYKPAESDPVTWHGVAPYKRESGEFIKKPSPPTWTSVFGKAIVELAEHDPDVVVITPAMKEGSGLVEFSRRFPERFFDVGIAEQHACTFAGGLAAGGLKPVACYYSTFLQRAYDQLIHDVALQNLHVVFAIDRGGLVGDDGPTHHGVFDLSYLRCIPNMVVSAPKDEQELRDLLYTALHHNGPFAIRYPRGPAYGVPTEGFRLIKVGSWEVLKEGTDGVILAVGYTVYQALKASEELLKEGLDLSVVNARFVKPMDEELLEELSARYEIFVTVEDNTVIGGFGSGVLEWLAKRGYSKKVLTLGIPDRFIEHGNQNLLRNLVGIDAEGIRERVLEFIKGRVII
- a CDS encoding GGDEF domain-containing protein; amino-acid sequence: MKNLKNEEIQELKEQELKNFIPSVIIDSSYNLIALNSTAKKMFGEVIGKKCYKVLYGFEEPCYQKGIKCPVYDKVVDTDIISIDYENYIRSYGKVPMGGIYWESVINITNVDILRSSIIDSVSGLYNRKFAESFLEKSFTLWTRYGQPFGLMFIDIDNLKEINDRYGHIMGDRAIEKISACLRVMVRSSDVACRYGGDEFLVILPNTSLDASEHAAMRLLRCVEQIQLIFPISVSIGLTQSLREDSSFKDVIKRADEAMYKAKRSGKGKIGVAKSKDDIYLIHVEGGVEYEQSKDIR
- a CDS encoding anaerobic ribonucleoside-triphosphate reductase activating protein, whose translation is MKDLAGVSVSSEYPLCLFRVGGFQRFTLIDFPGRPACIVFTQGCNFRCGYCYNVELVLPEKFVPVIPSEEVFSFLKERRGLLEGVVITGGEPTIQRGLEEFAERVKDMGYAIKLDTNGSQPHVLKRLLERGLVDYVAMDVKAPPYKYQEVCGVEVDVDRILESIELIKASGVDYEFRTTVVKEQLNGEDILKIAELLRGSKRYYLQRFIPGKTLDPSFSQKTTYSDEEFSGIIEGIRAYFQECSFR
- a CDS encoding ribonucleoside triphosphate reductase, which encodes MVGALEEFVEYLGIKQDFETFLYEKGMENSREALITFLQERNLLEAYERWVVERDSINLVERYINLEDWEVRENSNMTYSLQGLNFYITSYVSRTYWLEKVYPKKIRDAHLRGDFHIHDLQVLSVYCVGWDLWDLLLNGFRGVPGKIESRPPRHFTSALGQIVNFLYTLQGESAGAQAFSNFDTLLAPFIRYDRLSYEQVKQAIQEFVYNLNVPTRTGFQAPFTNLTFDLKVSPIYREQAALVGGELKDAVYGEFQEEVDMLNRAFFEVMLEGDAKGRVFTFPIPTYSITKDFDWENPVYEGLWKMSAKYGIPYFANFVNSEMRPEDVRSMCCRLRLDLSKLERKGGSFFGANPLTGSIGVVTVNMPRIGYLSKSEEEFFQRLSELMELAMESLEIKREVLEELTDRGLYPYSKFYLREIKSRFGQYWKNHFSTIGLVGMNEACLNLLGVSIAEPEGRNFAIRVLDFMREKLLEFQKRTGNNYNFEATPAESTAYRLARLDKKLFPDILVANEDNYRKGAEPFYTNSTQLPVDYTDDPFLVLEHQEELQIRYTGGTVIHFFVGERIEDVEALKRFVKKVCEKYRIPYFTITPTFSVCPNHGYISGEHEACPYCGSKTEVYSRVVGYLRPVHQWNEGKREEFRMRKTFRRELIG
- a CDS encoding 2Fe-2S iron-sulfur cluster-binding protein, translated to MSRAKIYVDGIEYEVDRSKPLLQNLLDLGINLPYFCYHPRLKIIGACRMCVVYNEKTGRLMTSCNVYPEEGMSISIQHPVVKENQKYLLQAFMTRHPLDCPICDKAGECDLQNYGALFGPQKQVVPVSALEKERHQLDWESDFLEYYSNRCVVCYRCTRACDDVNGAHALYVEERGFQANIAPTLRPMDTSMCEMCGLCVYVCPVGAIISKPFKYWTRSWLLKRDKTICNICPVGCEIQVEYGTGDWRSKEKVYRTKPTDELNICAKAFFGYDVLNHERLRSPSMFGREETSGNVANFLSMIMKGKPEETLILLSSYMTEEDYSLLRELVKRTGIMVSSTLSFDLMPFLENYGEYKPVSMEEIKDADFYVFIGEDITSTAPVLSYYTRGKVYKIGKVQRDSKFNPVLIEKDHLEKLEGRGVMVFNAVGMQPYEAAEWGTYLKKICGEKGFKLLLLHDSNFLGLIKHIPLDWLSSPSSALQKAKNLIIFGEDLTDYIRIEELEKVFDGLEHLVVFSPFEDGIAQYAQIRIPMAMIGELEGTVETLMGEVKTRRFLQKAFNHTEFLRNLLDYIPEAEKEPVVLKGGPQQIRREVHLYRSNWITRRSENLTRLYEKNTAVMEVLRLGSS